CGGTGGGCTCTGTTGAAAACGGTCCCTGGTTCGATTATTCCATATAGATATAAAAGTAGCTCTAAGATGATGTTCATAGGTGGAATAATAAGTATAATTTTACTGCCAATAGTATTCTTACAAGTGATGAAATCATGGAAATTGGCTTCTAAAAAGCTTGCAGAGGGTGAATTAATTGAAAAATTATGATACTCGAAAACTCTAATGAATGTCAAAAGCACGTTCTAATTCTAACATCTGAATTTCCTCCCCTACCTGGAGGAATAGGGCAGCATGCCTTTGATTTAGCAAAGCATCTCTCAAATTTTTATGAAGTAAAGGTAATTGCTGATCAGAGATCAGTGGAAGGTAATGAGGAAGCTGAATTTGATAAACAACAAAAATTTCAAATCCAAAGAGTTCAAAGAAACCAATTGATTTTATGGACCTATTTAAAAAGAATTGTCAGCTCTAATAGATCATTCAGCAGATTTGATTTAGTTATTGCTACTGGGAAATTCTCACTTTGGCAGATTCACATTTTAAAACTATTGAAGGGTTCAAAACCTGTAATCTCTATAATTCATGGTTCAGAGGTTTTGTTGCCTTCAAAATATGCTAGAAAACTTACTGATACTGCGCTGAAAAAATCAGATATGGTTGTAGCAGTTTCAAACTACACGCTCGATTTAGTCAGTCACTTGAAACTGAAAGACTCTATTGTGATTCCTAATGGGATCTCTTCTGTGCAAGATTATCGTAAAAAAGAAATAGGCAAAGAAACACTACACCTTATTACAGTGGGAAATCTTACTCAACGTAAGGGCCAGCATAATGTAATCAAAGCTTTACCAGAAATTTTGAAGCAGTTTCCTCATACTCATTATCATTGTGTAGGATTACCCACGAACCTAGATCAGGACAAGGCTCTTGCTCAAAAACTAGGAGTGCTCAATCACGTCACATTTCATGGAAGACTTGACGAGGTTAAAAAGAATGAACGCTATGAGGCGAGTCATATTTTCTTAATGCTCAGTGAAAAAACCAGCACTGGAGACGTAGAAGGTTTTGGGATTGCAATATTAGAGGCAAATGCTTACAGTATACCTGCGATAGGAAGCAAAGGCTGCGGTATAGAAGATGCTATAGATCATGGGAAGTCTGGATTATTAGTAAATCCACATGATTCCGAAGATGTGGCAGGTGCCATTACTACCCTTATGCATGACTACGAGGAATATCAATTTAATGCCCATAGTCATGTTCAAAAATTTACTTGGAATTCAATAATCAAGTCCTATAATCAGATAATTGACAAGCTATGCGCATAGTTGTGATTTCTCATACGGAACATTATTTCAATCAAGATAGACAAATTTGCGGTTGGGGTTCTACGATAAGGGAATTAGATCATGTAGCACAGATTTGTGATGAGCTGATACATATTGCTCCCTTGCATAAAACTCCTGCTCCAGAAAGCAGCCTAACCTATACAGCCTCAAATGTACAATTTATTGCTCTCGAACCATCAGGAGGGAAGGGACTGAAAAAACTTAGCATTCTTAAAACCCTATTCACTAACTTAAAAAAAATTCAGCGTTATACTAAATCGGCTGATTATATCCAGTTTAGAGCACCCACCGGTATGGGCACATACGTTCTACCATATTTGAAATTTTTTCGATCTGGTAAGTACTGGGTGAAATATGCTGGGAATTGGATGGATGATCACATGCCTCTGGGCAATAGAATTCAGAAATTCTGGCTTAAAAAAATTGACAAAAAAGTAAAAGTTACCATTAACGGTAATTGGGAGTCAAATCCTAGGTTTTTATCTTTTGAAAACCCTTGTCTTACCAAAGAAGAGTATGAGCAGGGGCAAGAGGTGATTAGTAAAAAAATCAATTCGGATTTTGATAATCTAAGGTTGGTATTTGTCGGCAGTCTCAATAGACACAAGGGAGTTCATCTGATCTTAACAGCTTTTTGTAAAAAAAGTCAATATACATCTCTTTCTGAAATGATTTTTGCTGGAGATGGAGCAGAGAGAACTGAATTTGAAGAAATGGCTACCCATTCTCCATTCCCAATTAAATTTTTGGGGCACTGTTCAAAAGATGAAGTTGCTAATCTGTTATCTCAAAGCCATGTACTCATTTTACCCTCAAAAAGTGAAGGGTTTCCCAAGGTAGTAGGAGAAGCCATGAACTTTGGTTGTATTCCTGTAGTTACTGATATCTCCTGTATGAAGGATTACATCAAGAATAATTATAATGGGTTTTTGCTTAAGGAAGCATCAGCAGATTCAATAATCAAAACCTTAAATGAACTGGAGCAATTAGACTTTGATTCATACAAAGAGGCTCTGTTACACAATAGTAAACTAGCACATCGTTTTACTTATGATTACTATAACTTTGCGCTTCAAGATAAAATATTTGAGGATGTCTATGAATAGCTTGTTAAAGAAATATTAATAAGGCTTTGTAAGGTATCGTTCGGAATATTTGAATAAAACAGATCTATCCCTTGATGTTTAAATTAGAACATCTTCCTTATCCTTTACTTTTAGCAATTCACTTTGCTATCGGTATTTCTTGCGTGTTTGCCCCAGTACTCGCTAAGGTATTGGTCTATTTAGTGATATTTTATTTGTTGATTAGAATTTTCAATAATTCTGATCGCAGCAATGAGGTTCTTCTAGCTTGCCTGTATTTTGTTTGCCTTGAAGTTTTTTTTAGAATGACGAAATCAACGCCAGTACACGAGATTGGAAAGTACTTTGTATTAGTATGCTGTATAATAGGTGTTTACGTTAAAGGTTTTTCCTTACGATCATCTTGGTATGTAATTTACATCCTTTTGTTTATTCCCAGTATACTGGTAGCTGCTGAACGTATAGATATTGATGAAAGTCTGCGTAAAGCGATAGCTTTCAATCTCGCTGGTCCCGTAGTTCTGGGAGTCGCGGCTGTCTACTGCTATAATCGGAAGATCAGCAAGCAACAACTTTTAAATTTTTTCGGATTAGGAGTAGCTGGAATTTTTGCAATGACAGGTTATGTGATTTTTAAAGCGCCTGACTTAAGTGAAATAACGTTTTCATCAGCATCAAATGCTTTAGCCTCTGGGGGTTTTGGTCCTAATCAGGTTTCCACCGCTTTTGGTATTGGTATTTTTCTTTCATTCGTTAGATTCATCATGATCAAGAACTTGTGGACTAATATTTTAGACTTGTTCCTATTCTTATTGTTTACCTATCGAGGCTATTTGACTTTTTCTAGAGGAGGTGTGCTTACAGCGTTTTTAATGATAGGAGCGTTTATCGGCACTATCATTTTTCTCCAGAGTAGAAATTTCAGAGCCTCTTTCATTCCTAAATTTATATTAATAGGAGCTGGTATTTTAATTGCGTTTTTCTACAGTAGTGTAGTGACTGGCGGTATGATTGAGAACCGATATACAAACAAGGATACTATAGGTAGAGAGAAGGAAGATGTTTCTGCTGGAAGAGGGGAGCTTGCCAACCTTGAAACACAGGCGTTTCTAGAGCACCCGATTTTAGGCTTGGGAGCAGGTATGTCCAAATTTTATAAATTGAAAAAAGCGGGTATCGAAGGAGCTTCTCATAATGAGGTAACTAGACTGCTAGCAGAACATGGAGCTGTGGGTGTTTTTTCATTAGGACTCTTAATCCTAGTGCCTTTATTCAATCGTTTGGGCGATCGCTCGAACATGTTATTCTACAGTTTTCTTATATTTTGGTTTGCTACTATAAATCACTCTGCTATGCGCAATGCTGCACCCTCTTTTCTCTACGCCTTGGCGCTTTTGAAAATAAAGGAGCCAGAAATCGTCAAAACAGATGAGGAAGAAGAGGTAAATGAATCGCCTAATTTGAGAAATCAAAAAGTTCTGAATCCGTCTCGCATCAGTTAATATGGCCCTCAAAATTCTCTATATAGGAAATAAACTTAACGTGCATGGTGGTAACATCAGCTACATTGAGACACTGGGACCACTATTGGAAAGTTCAGGCCACCAAGTTTCGTACGCCAGCGATAAAAAGAATAAAGGTCAGAGATTTTTGGATATGCTGGTTACGCTTTCGCGAAAGCGAGATCAAACAGACCTTGTACTCATCGATACCTACAGCACGTTGAATTACTGGTATGCGATTGCGGTCGCTCGATTGTGCGTGCGATTTGATATTCCTTACATCCCAATCTTGCATGGCGGAAACTTGCCGGCAAGAGCAAAAAAATCGAGAAAGACCTTCAGTTTTTTGATCAACAATGCTCATAGCGCTATTTGTCCTAGCCCATATTTGAAGAAAAACCTGTCTGATTTAGGTTACAAGAACTTGAGGGTGATTAAGAATACCATCGAGCTGACAGATTATGATTTTAAACTAAGAGATGCCGTTAAACCAAAACTCCTCTGGGTACGGTCTTTCTCTAGAATCTACAATCCATTAATGGCTGTTGAGGTTTTTAAAAATATCCAGTCACGATTTTCTGATGCCCAGCTTTGCATGATTGGACCAGACAAAGATGGGTCACTTCAGCAAACTAAAGATCTTGCAAAGAACTACGGTCTTGAAATAGAGTTCACTGGACGTTTGTCTAAAGAAGAATGGCGAGCTCGCAGTGAAGAGTTTGATATTTTTATAAATACTACGCATTTTGATAACGTACCCATAAGCGTTTTGGAAGTCATGGCGCTAGGTTTACCAGTGGTTTCTACAGACGTAGGCGGATTGACCTATATGCTCGAAGATGGAAAGACTGCATTATTAGTAAACGATGGTGATGTTAAGGCAATGACTGAAAAAATTATTGATCTTATCGAGCAACCAGAACTGTCTAAAGCCTTATCCATCAACGCTCGCAAAGAGGTTGAAAAATATAGCTGGGATGCCGTCAAATTGGAATGGGAAAAATTACTCAGTGAGATTGAGAATCGCACTTAATCTATTCATAGCTCAAATATCTTCCCTCGATTCAATATCGAGTTGGGGTCAAATGTTTTCTTAAGCAGTTTCATCAATTCTATTTCTTCAGTTGTGTTGCTTATGTTGAGGTAGTCCCGCTTATCCACACCTATGCCATGCTCAGCGCTTACTGATCCATTTAAATCGGTCAAGCCTTCATAAACTATTTGATCAATCTCCACTTTAAGTTCCATGCTATCGTTTTGCTTTCCAATCATAAGATGAATATTCCCATCAGCAACATGACCGAAGGCATAAACTTCATCCACCTGATCTAACTTTTCAAGACGTTTATAGCAAGTTGCGATATAATCATCAATCGCGGGAATAGGCAAAGAGATGTCAAAATGCTGATCGTATTTCATGTGATCCGTGAGGTTGCTCACATCTTCCCGTATTCTGAAAAAATGCTCCACTTCTGAGAGGCTAGATGCAACTACCGCATCATCTACAATTTCCTCGATAAGCATGTTTTCAAGAAGTTTTTCCAGCTCCCGCCGATCGGTTTGATCATCATTGCCTTGTGATTCTAAGAGTACGTAAAATTTATGATCCAGTTCAAGAGGTGGCCTTACATGAGCTCCCGCAGCGGTAAGTTGTTTAAACGTATTGTTCCACATCAGTTCAAAGCCACTCAGCTTTCCCGACAAGTGGGCGTCAGCTTTCTTGAGTAGTTTCATGACGTTGACGTAATCGCTCAGTCCGGCGATGGCGGCTTGTCTTGATGTAGGTTTTTCCACAAGTTTTAAAACGGCTTTGGTAATAACACCCAATGTTCCCTCGCTTCCTATCATCAGTTGTTTGAGGTCATAACCGCTGTTATCTTTAATGATCGTTTTGAGTGAAGAGATTATCGTTCCATCGGCTAGAACGTATTCTAATCCCAATACCAGTTGGCGTGTCATTCCGTATTTAAGCACACGCAGTCCGCCGGCGTTTGTGCTGATTATTCCGCCTATTTGAGCGCTACCTTTTGCCCCAAAGTTGAGTGGGAACTGGAGACTGAGATCCTCAGCAGCATTATGTAGATTCTCCAGTATGACTCCGGCTTCAACCGTTGCTGTGCGCGTATTTTCATTGATCTCGATAATGCGATTCATACGCTCTAAACTGAGAATCACATCTTGGTTTTCACTCCTTGTACTGCCCACAAGATTTGTGAGCCCACCGTGAGTAACCACATTCAGTTTGTTATCGTTGCATATTTTGAGAATGGCACTGACTTCCTGTGTTGAAGTAGGTAAAAGTAAACAGCTGGCTTTTAAAGGCTCATCCATACGCCAGATGTGACTGTATCGATCTTTGAGCTGGTTGCCGTGAAGAATGTATTTGGAGTCTAAGGCCGATTCAAAAAGCTGGTGTGTCTCCATATCAGTCGGTTTTTGTCCATAATTGACCTCGGTGGGGTCGTAAGTCGTCCCGCACTTCGATCATGTTTGCTTCCTCGACCGCTACAAACGCAAGGTGGTGATTCTCACTAACCGCCTCCACGCCAGATGCGATAAAATCAAAATCCTTTCGCTCAACGTATTCCTTTAAATGGATCAAGTGGTGCTCTGCTGTTTTCTTACCATCAGGTCCCTTAAAATCCCATATCAATTTTAGCTTCCTCATTCTGATCGATCTGTGTGGTTTTCGGCAAAGGTCTTAAAATCTTTCATGAAGCTTATGGTCTGTTTTTGAAAAAGATCGGGTTTTGAACGCGCAATCAGGCGCATGAAACCTGTAAATTTAAAAATACTACGACTGTTCCAGATAGTGACTTTTTTTGTTGAGGTGCTTGTAGTGATCTCGCTTTCGCGAAAGCGGTTATACTGAAAATTCCTAACACCTTTTGACCTATAGACAGCTTCCCAGGCGTGAGGCAGATCTGTTTTGAGAATTTCCTCTTCCATAGTGATGCTGGTGCCTGCGAGCTTAATTTTCATCTCTCTTTTGCTACCCACTTGACCTATTAGTGGCGTAATGTTCTTGAAACTCACTAAGCCTTTTTGCCACTCTTTGAAATACTCTTGTTTCTGGAATAACTCCATGACTTTGTCAATGGGAAGCTCGACGATAATTTCTTGATTGCTTTCTATCATCGGTTAGGTTTCATATTTATCTATATATTAAAATAAGTCGTAAGAGTATGCGTTTTGAAACAGGTGCTCAATTCTCTATTTTTGCACGCCTTAAAATATGATGTATGAAGAGCTTAAATGCTGTTACAGGAGTATTAATTTTTCT
This genomic interval from Nonlabens spongiae contains the following:
- a CDS encoding O-antigen ligase family protein; translation: MTKSTPVHEIGKYFVLVCCIIGVYVKGFSLRSSWYVIYILLFIPSILVAAERIDIDESLRKAIAFNLAGPVVLGVAAVYCYNRKISKQQLLNFFGLGVAGIFAMTGYVIFKAPDLSEITFSSASNALASGGFGPNQVSTAFGIGIFLSFVRFIMIKNLWTNILDLFLFLLFTYRGYLTFSRGGVLTAFLMIGAFIGTIIFLQSRNFRASFIPKFILIGAGILIAFFYSSVVTGGMIENRYTNKDTIGREKEDVSAGRGELANLETQAFLEHPILGLGAGMSKFYKLKKAGIEGASHNEVTRLLAEHGAVGVFSLGLLILVPLFNRLGDRSNMLFYSFLIFWFATINHSAMRNAAPSFLYALALLKIKEPEIVKTDEEEEVNESPNLRNQKVLNPSRIS
- a CDS encoding glycosyltransferase; translated protein: MRIVVISHTEHYFNQDRQICGWGSTIRELDHVAQICDELIHIAPLHKTPAPESSLTYTASNVQFIALEPSGGKGLKKLSILKTLFTNLKKIQRYTKSADYIQFRAPTGMGTYVLPYLKFFRSGKYWVKYAGNWMDDHMPLGNRIQKFWLKKIDKKVKVTINGNWESNPRFLSFENPCLTKEEYEQGQEVISKKINSDFDNLRLVFVGSLNRHKGVHLILTAFCKKSQYTSLSEMIFAGDGAERTEFEEMATHSPFPIKFLGHCSKDEVANLLSQSHVLILPSKSEGFPKVVGEAMNFGCIPVVTDISCMKDYIKNNYNGFLLKEASADSIIKTLNELEQLDFDSYKEALLHNSKLAHRFTYDYYNFALQDKIFEDVYE
- a CDS encoding SRPBCC family protein yields the protein MIESNQEIIVELPIDKVMELFQKQEYFKEWQKGLVSFKNITPLIGQVGSKREMKIKLAGTSITMEEEILKTDLPHAWEAVYRSKGVRNFQYNRFRESEITTSTSTKKVTIWNSRSIFKFTGFMRLIARSKPDLFQKQTISFMKDFKTFAENHTDRSE
- a CDS encoding glycosyltransferase family 4 protein → MILENSNECQKHVLILTSEFPPLPGGIGQHAFDLAKHLSNFYEVKVIADQRSVEGNEEAEFDKQQKFQIQRVQRNQLILWTYLKRIVSSNRSFSRFDLVIATGKFSLWQIHILKLLKGSKPVISIIHGSEVLLPSKYARKLTDTALKKSDMVVAVSNYTLDLVSHLKLKDSIVIPNGISSVQDYRKKEIGKETLHLITVGNLTQRKGQHNVIKALPEILKQFPHTHYHCVGLPTNLDQDKALAQKLGVLNHVTFHGRLDEVKKNERYEASHIFLMLSEKTSTGDVEGFGIAILEANAYSIPAIGSKGCGIEDAIDHGKSGLLVNPHDSEDVAGAITTLMHDYEEYQFNAHSHVQKFTWNSIIKSYNQIIDKLCA
- a CDS encoding FAD-binding oxidoreductase, whose translation is METHQLFESALDSKYILHGNQLKDRYSHIWRMDEPLKASCLLLPTSTQEVSAILKICNDNKLNVVTHGGLTNLVGSTRSENQDVILSLERMNRIIEINENTRTATVEAGVILENLHNAAEDLSLQFPLNFGAKGSAQIGGIISTNAGGLRVLKYGMTRQLVLGLEYVLADGTIISSLKTIIKDNSGYDLKQLMIGSEGTLGVITKAVLKLVEKPTSRQAAIAGLSDYVNVMKLLKKADAHLSGKLSGFELMWNNTFKQLTAAGAHVRPPLELDHKFYVLLESQGNDDQTDRRELEKLLENMLIEEIVDDAVVASSLSEVEHFFRIREDVSNLTDHMKYDQHFDISLPIPAIDDYIATCYKRLEKLDQVDEVYAFGHVADGNIHLMIGKQNDSMELKVEIDQIVYEGLTDLNGSVSAEHGIGVDKRDYLNISNTTEEIELMKLLKKTFDPNSILNRGKIFEL
- a CDS encoding glycosyltransferase family 4 protein, producing MALKILYIGNKLNVHGGNISYIETLGPLLESSGHQVSYASDKKNKGQRFLDMLVTLSRKRDQTDLVLIDTYSTLNYWYAIAVARLCVRFDIPYIPILHGGNLPARAKKSRKTFSFLINNAHSAICPSPYLKKNLSDLGYKNLRVIKNTIELTDYDFKLRDAVKPKLLWVRSFSRIYNPLMAVEVFKNIQSRFSDAQLCMIGPDKDGSLQQTKDLAKNYGLEIEFTGRLSKEEWRARSEEFDIFINTTHFDNVPISVLEVMALGLPVVSTDVGGLTYMLEDGKTALLVNDGDVKAMTEKIIDLIEQPELSKALSINARKEVEKYSWDAVKLEWEKLLSEIENRT